A region from the Ursus arctos isolate Adak ecotype North America unplaced genomic scaffold, UrsArc2.0 scaffold_6, whole genome shotgun sequence genome encodes:
- the LOC113247696 gene encoding lymphocyte antigen 6H-like: protein MRHIHPFLLAVLLCSECALSLQCYSCAEVENSSPCQPSQCLMQGVCYTSDITLTLDDGNRVKYQQKGCAPSCEEVSRILQQLSQSSGPGNLGLLGLTKLEVQGLRCCERDLCNGGTLPLGPGGGLLLSLGLIFLWALL from the exons ATGAGACACATCCATCCCTTCTTGCTGGCCGTCCTGCTGTGCTCGGAGTGTG CCCTGAGCCTTCAGTGCTACAGCTGTGCTGAAGTGGAGAACAGCAGCCCGTGCCAGCCCTCCCAGTGTCTGATGCAGGGCGTCTGCTACACTAGTGACATAACCTTGACCTTGGACGACG GAAATCGGGTGAAGTACCAGCAGAAGGGGTGTGCCCCCTCCTGTGAGGAAGTCTCCCGCATACTGCAGCAGCTTTCCCAGAGCAGCGGCCCCGGCAATCTGGGCCTGCTGGGCCTAACGAAGCTTGAAGTGCAGGGTTTGAGGTGCTGTGAAAGGGACCTCTGTAATGGGGGCACACTGCCCCTGGGCCCTGGCGGGGGGCTCCTGCTCAGCCTAGGGCTCATCTTCCTCTGGGCCCTGCTGTGA